The Pseudomonas sp. MH9.2 genomic interval AACAGGACGAAACCCGCCAGGTTGAAGGCGAGCAAGGCCAAGGCGTAGTTTTTCCAACTCTGTTCGGTCTGCGGATCAACCCCGGACAGGCGATAACAGACGCGCTCGACCGGACCCAATACCGGGGTCAAGAAAGTTCGTTCCCCTTCCATGACCCGGTAGTAATAACGTCCTAGCCATGGCGCCGGCAGCAGCACCAGCGCAAAAAAAGCCAGGATCAGTAGATAGTCATAACTGTGCATGGCTGCTCCTAATTCCGGTTAGCGCGTAACAGCGCCACCAGTAAGTAAATGAACAGCCCTGCCGCCAACAGCAGTGACACCCCGTCCAGAACGCTCATGGAAATTCTCCGTCGTACGGCAACTGCCGCGTGTCAGCCATTGTCCGCAGGGAGGGTGTAAAGGAACGAGATCGACGAACCCGGATGGGCATAAAGAAAGCGTAAACAATGGGATTTACAGGGGGGGGCCTCAGGAGGACCGGGGGATATCCTTCGCGAAGATGCCATCACCGCTACAACAGTCAGGCTTTGTATCCAACCCGATACATTCCAGACAACCGCCGGACACTCGGACACAACAGCCTTCCGCCCCGCGCGCCAGAGAAGTAGCATGGCGGGCAGCGTTGTTCTTCAATCGCGGCCAGTGATGGCAGCCCCCTCAGGCGACAGTCGTACCATGCAAGCAGTCCCCCCTATCAGTATCGACAACGCTCCGACCGATGAACGCCGCTGGAATACCCGCGCCCTGATCGTTGACGACGATGTGCCCATACGCGAACTTCTTTGCGATTACCTGGCCCGTTTCAACATCCACTGCCGCGGCGTGACCGATGGCAGCGCCATGCGCCAGGCGCTCGGCGAAGAGACCTTCGACGTGGTTGTACTGGATCTGATGCTGCCCGGTGAAGACGGCCTATCGCTGTGCCGCTGGCTACGCGGCACATCAGACATTCCTATTTTGATGCTGACCGCCCGTTGCGAGCCCACCGACCGCATCATCGGTCTGGAACTGGGTGCCGACGACTATATGGCCAAGCCTTTCGAACCCCGCGAGCTGGTGGCACGCATCCAGACTGTGTTGCGCCGGGTGCGCGACGACCGAAGCGAGCCGCGCAACACCATCCGTTTCGACGCCTGGCGCCTGAACAGCGTAATGCGCCAATTGACCGCGCCCGATGGCTTGGTGGTGCCACTGTCCAACGCCGAGTTCCGCCTGCTACGCGTGTTTCTTGAACGCCCACGGCGCGTGCTCAATCGTGAGCAATTGCTGGATGCAGCACGCGGCCGGACCATAGAAGCCTTCGACCGCAGCATCGATTTACTGGTATCGCGCCTGCGACAGAAGCTCGGAGACGACCCTAGAGCACCGCAACTGATCAAAACTGTACGCGGCGAAGGTTATCTGTTCGACGCCAGGGACATCGGTTGATCCGCTCGGCCGACACACTGTTCGCCCGTCTATTCGGCGGGGCGTTGCTCGCGATCCTGTTGGCGCATGTGCTGGCATTCATGTGGTTCATGCATTACGGACCGCCCCCGCCGCCTCCCCCTATGCCGGACGCGTTCGGTCAGCCGCCTCCTGGCTTCGACGCATCACACCACCCAATGCAGCGCCCACCAGGAAGGCCGCCCTTGTTCGGGGGCCCCGTCGTGCCGCTGATATTTCAATTAATCACCTTGGTCGCCGCCGCCTGGTACGGAGCAAAAGCCCTCAGCCGACCGATCCAGCGCATGAGTGAGGCGGCCGAGCGCTTGAGCGAGAACCTCGACAGCCAACCGTTGGAAGTCAGCGGCCCACGTGAGGCGCGTCAGGCGGCGCAGACGTTCAACTTGATGCAGCAACGCATCCGCGAACAGGTCCAGCAACGCGGACGCATGCTCGCTGCCATGTCTCATGACCTGCGCACGCCACTGTCGCGCCTGAAACTGCGCGTCGAACAGATCGACGAACCGAGGCTGCATGGGCAAATGAGCCAGGACCTGGACGACATGATCGGCATGCTCGATGCCACCCTGACCTACTTGCACGAACAGCGTAATAGCGAGGCGTTGCAGCTTTTCGATGTGCAGGCACTGGTCGAATCCCTGACCGAAAACGCCCAGGATCAGGGCGATGACGTGCACAGCAGCGGTCAGTGCAAACCGTTCATGGCGCAGCCAATGGCGTTGCGTTCATGCCTGGGTAACCTGATCGATAATGCCCTGCGCTATGCGGGGCACGCGCATGTCGACATTCAGGATCACCCACAACGGGTGCAACTGCGGATCAGCGATCAAGGGCCCGGGATCGCTGCAGTCCTGCGTGAGGCGGTATTCGAACCATTCTATCGCGTCGAAGGCTCGCGTAATCGTAACTCCGGCGGCATTGGTATGGGCATGACCATTGCCCGCGAAGCCGCCCGGCGCATGGGCGGCGACCTGCACCTGGAAGAAACTCCGGGAGGCGGCCTGACCGTCATCCTTGACCTGCCTCGCCTGTAAAATCCGACGCTGCGACTGTGCGTGTCAGCCTCGATACCAAGCCCACATACCCCTGACACTTGACGCCCCGAGGCTTCATAAGCCGGTGCACTGCCACCGGCCCAAACAACCTGCGGAGTCAAGCCGATGATCAGTGGCGTCAGTAACAGTTATTCGAGCTATACACGCTCAAGCTCGAGCACAACGGCCAGCGCGAGCAGCAAGAAGTTTCAGGAGGAATTGCTGGCCAAACTGGACACTAACGGTGATGGCAGTATCAGTAAGGATGAACTGACCAGCGCGCTGGACACCGCCAGCACCAATAGCAGCACAAACAGCACAACGGGTTCTTCCGCCAGTACCAGTACGTCTGATGCCAGCACGCTGTTCAGTAACCTCGATACCGACAGCAGTGGCAGTGTCAGCCTCAACGAACTGTCCTCTGCGCTGGGCACTGACACCACAGGGCAAAGCGCCAACGCCAAAACGGCCGCTGCCGAAGCGTTGAGCAAGATGGTCGCTGCGCTGAGCCAGCGTTATGAAACAGACGGCAGCAAGCCCATTGGCAAACACCTGAACGTCGCAGCCTGATAACCAAACCCGTCGCGAAGGCTGTGTTTCGCGGCGGGTTTGGTTACGACTTGTGCAACACGGGTTATGGGGTACTTGGCGTATCAGGCCTTTTGTCTTTCGAGGCAGTCCAGTCGATCAACAGGCTGTACGCTACCGCTAGCAAAGTCGGGCCGATGAACAGGCCGATGAAACCAAATGCCAGCAGACCGCCAAACACCCCAAGCAGAACGATCACCAACGGCAGGTTGCCACCCCGACTGATCAGGTAGGGTTTGAGTACGTTATCAACACCACTGATGATGAACGTGCCCCAGATGCCGAGAAAAATCGCCATGCCGTATTCGCCCTTCCAGGCCAGCCAGGCAGTGGCGGGAATCCATACCAACGGCGGGCCCATGGGCACCAGACTGAGCAGAAACGTGACAACGCTTAATACCAGCGCACCCGGAATGCCGGCTATCAGAAAGCCGATTAGCGCCAAAACCGCCTGCGCCGCTGCGGTGCCGATCACGCCATTGACCACCCGTTGCACGGTACCCGCCACCAGGTCCAGATAGTAACTGGCACGCTCGCCGATCAAGCGTTCAAGCAGGCTCAAGACGAATGCCGCCAGTCTCGGACCATCGCGATAGAAGAAGAACACGAACACCAGACTCAAGGTCAGGTCGAGAATCCCGCCACCTATCTGCGCGCTACGAGCCAGCAGCCAGTTGCCGACTTGACCCAGGTAGGGCTTGATCGCGGCCATCGCCGCAGCGCCCTGCTCATCGATCGTGTTCCAGAACCTCACCAGCCGCTCGCCCACGAGCGGTACGCCTGACAGCCATGCCGGCGGCGCAGGCAGGCCGTCGACCTGCACGTCCTTGATGAAGAGCGTCACGTCACGGATGTGGTCCGCCAGGTTGAACCCTAGCCACACCAATGGCAATGCCACCAACAGCATCCAGATCAAGGTCAGCAGCCCCGCCGCCAACGCTTCACGACCATTGAGCCAGCGCGTTACCAGGCGCATCAACGGCCAACTGGCGAAGGCCAGCACCGCACCCCAGAACAGCGCCGACCAGAATGGCGCCATCACCCAGAGACTGGCACCGAACAGCGCCAGGAGCAGGAGCTGCACCAACAGGCGATCATTATTGGGCATGAGGGTTATCTCGAAAAAACGAATGATGAGAGCATAACGGCGAACACCTGCAGCGCCAGTACTCGGCCGGTGAGCGCGTGATTCTAGCGAATAAGTTCGACGAACAGCCCCGGCTTATCGCCGCTGCCAGCCTCAATCCGCGCGGCACGTACGCCCTTGGCAATCAATGCCTGACGCCAGGCCTCGGCATCTGCCCCGGACACGGTGACGCGCAGGTTGCCATCCAGGTTGAGCCCACGCGAGAGCAGGGTCGCCCAAACATCCTGCGGCTCACCGGTAAGCTTGGGAAGACTCAGCACACCGGTACTCTTGAGTTGACGTAACAGGGTTGCCGAGGTTGGCAACACGTCGCCCAAAGGTGCTGCTGCGCTAAACTGCTCTACATGCAGGTAAGCTCGACGGTTGCCGCGAGTGATGCTGTACAAGGCCACCAACGTATCGTTTTTCGGCGCAGCCAGACGCAACAGTAAATAAGCCTGCTGCTCATCGGCGCCATACAATTTTGAGTTACCAAACACTTCATTGGCCCATAGGCTGCTTTCACCACAATCACGGGCCTGGCACCAGAACAACAACTCGGCGCCCTGCTTCTGCAGGGCTTCACGGGCGGCTGTGAAGGCTTCGTCAGAGGTGTGTTCAGCAGGCAGTTGGTAGGTCACCGAGGTGACATTGCCCCGCGCGCCGATCTGGCCGTCGAAGCGTAACTGGCCGCTGATCTTGCGGATCGAACCCAACGGGTAGATTCGTTCCAGCTCCGTGACGGGCCGATAGTCGACGATTTCAGCATCTGCCAAACGCGGCACCCCCTCCAGATCGTGGCTGCCAGGCACGTCGGCGGCGCAGGCTATCGCGCTAAGCAGCGAGCCGCAGATCGAAACGCCAAGAACACGGGATAAGCGCATACGTGTTCTCATCGGATCGCCAAAGTTGGGGCGGTGTTAATCGTCTTGCATGTGCCAGCGATAGATAGGTCCATCAACGTTATCTCCCATTTCAATCCGCCCAGCCTCGGCAGTTGCCTGCTGCAA includes:
- the kdpF gene encoding K(+)-transporting ATPase subunit F; protein product: MSVLDGVSLLLAAGLFIYLLVALLRANRN
- a CDS encoding EF-hand domain-containing protein, with amino-acid sequence MISGVSNSYSSYTRSSSSTTASASSKKFQEELLAKLDTNGDGSISKDELTSALDTASTNSSTNSTTGSSASTSTSDASTLFSNLDTDSSGSVSLNELSSALGTDTTGQSANAKTAAAEALSKMVAALSQRYETDGSKPIGKHLNVAA
- a CDS encoding DUF4892 domain-containing protein yields the protein MRLSRVLGVSICGSLLSAIACAADVPGSHDLEGVPRLADAEIVDYRPVTELERIYPLGSIRKISGQLRFDGQIGARGNVTSVTYQLPAEHTSDEAFTAAREALQKQGAELLFWCQARDCGESSLWANEVFGNSKLYGADEQQAYLLLRLAAPKNDTLVALYSITRGNRRAYLHVEQFSAAAPLGDVLPTSATLLRQLKSTGVLSLPKLTGEPQDVWATLLSRGLNLDGNLRVTVSGADAEAWRQALIAKGVRAARIEAGSGDKPGLFVELIR
- a CDS encoding response regulator; the protein is MQAVPPISIDNAPTDERRWNTRALIVDDDVPIRELLCDYLARFNIHCRGVTDGSAMRQALGEETFDVVVLDLMLPGEDGLSLCRWLRGTSDIPILMLTARCEPTDRIIGLELGADDYMAKPFEPRELVARIQTVLRRVRDDRSEPRNTIRFDAWRLNSVMRQLTAPDGLVVPLSNAEFRLLRVFLERPRRVLNREQLLDAARGRTIEAFDRSIDLLVSRLRQKLGDDPRAPQLIKTVRGEGYLFDARDIG
- a CDS encoding AI-2E family transporter, whose protein sequence is MPNNDRLLVQLLLLALFGASLWVMAPFWSALFWGAVLAFASWPLMRLVTRWLNGREALAAGLLTLIWMLLVALPLVWLGFNLADHIRDVTLFIKDVQVDGLPAPPAWLSGVPLVGERLVRFWNTIDEQGAAAMAAIKPYLGQVGNWLLARSAQIGGGILDLTLSLVFVFFFYRDGPRLAAFVLSLLERLIGERASYYLDLVAGTVQRVVNGVIGTAAAQAVLALIGFLIAGIPGALVLSVVTFLLSLVPMGPPLVWIPATAWLAWKGEYGMAIFLGIWGTFIISGVDNVLKPYLISRGGNLPLVIVLLGVFGGLLAFGFIGLFIGPTLLAVAYSLLIDWTASKDKRPDTPSTP
- a CDS encoding HAMP domain-containing sensor histidine kinase, with protein sequence MIRSADTLFARLFGGALLAILLAHVLAFMWFMHYGPPPPPPPMPDAFGQPPPGFDASHHPMQRPPGRPPLFGGPVVPLIFQLITLVAAAWYGAKALSRPIQRMSEAAERLSENLDSQPLEVSGPREARQAAQTFNLMQQRIREQVQQRGRMLAAMSHDLRTPLSRLKLRVEQIDEPRLHGQMSQDLDDMIGMLDATLTYLHEQRNSEALQLFDVQALVESLTENAQDQGDDVHSSGQCKPFMAQPMALRSCLGNLIDNALRYAGHAHVDIQDHPQRVQLRISDQGPGIAAVLREAVFEPFYRVEGSRNRNSGGIGMGMTIAREAARRMGGDLHLEETPGGGLTVILDLPRL